From Anaerohalosphaera lusitana, one genomic window encodes:
- a CDS encoding PEP-CTERM sorting domain-containing protein translates to MIGKKMLLSAVLLVCAAGLTQAGVTYVDADLTNTTLADGTAVNVTTSGSAATANDQWHVRTGFGNGSDVFASHADSDSPVIVTAINGLVAGETYSVSSYFWVAGDGTPGGNQEWDMSAGLSESGIVGFRYGDATQITDSSYFDSSVMLSEGDRRLFEASLGTAVANSAGQIQVFVSDLPGNDDRTWYDGVGASVVPEPATLSILGLGGLLIARRRRSA, encoded by the coding sequence ATGATTGGAAAGAAAATGTTGTTAAGTGCAGTGTTGCTTGTTTGTGCAGCAGGTTTAACCCAGGCGGGAGTTACTTATGTGGATGCGGATCTCACTAATACCACTCTTGCGGACGGCACAGCTGTGAATGTGACGACAAGCGGCAGTGCAGCAACGGCAAATGATCAGTGGCATGTAAGGACCGGATTTGGTAATGGTTCCGATGTTTTTGCTTCTCATGCCGATTCGGACAGCCCTGTTATTGTGACTGCAATCAACGGGCTCGTTGCTGGGGAGACCTATTCTGTGTCATCTTATTTTTGGGTTGCTGGTGACGGAACCCCAGGAGGCAATCAGGAATGGGATATGTCTGCCGGTTTGAGTGAGTCAGGAATAGTTGGCTTTCGTTATGGCGATGCAACACAGATAACAGACAGCTCGTACTTTGATTCCTCTGTAATGCTCAGCGAGGGAGATCGAAGGCTTTTTGAAGCTTCACTCGGTACGGCGGTTGCCAACAGTGCCGGTCAGATACAGGTTTTTGTGAGTGACCTTCCTGGAAATGATGACAGGACCTGGTATGACGGTGTTGGTGCTTCTGTAGTTCCTGAACCTGCAACGCTTTCGATTCTTGGTCTGGGCGGTCTTTTGATTGCTCGCCGCAGGCGAAGCGCTTAG
- a CDS encoding LamG-like jellyroll fold domain-containing protein translates to MKTKGLTAVFAFLLILAGISNAAATYVDADLTNTTLADGTALNVTTSPVNPEDVTTSGSTAAGNDHWHIRTGYSNDSDVFSSIESSDSPTLRTTITGLQAGGLYKVSVFYWVAGDGTPFGNQEWDISAGLDETDITEYFWDGGIEVTDSSYFDSSVLLSEGDRRLFEIKLGTIMADSTGEIQVFIDDHPGNDDRTWYDGVSFEVNTSASMPTPESGADNVSEDVVISWYSGFGVDVASHEVYLSLPNDPNVGTAYTASIQDDDSGTASYNPGGLQRDAVYTWRVDEVLADDTVVQGSEWTFETLPSVPQITTQPADYVSVQPGEDAQFYVEATNPFTNDSTGMTYQWYHDGDLISGATSSTMTLLDVTDSDHGEYNCIVTITDNGASTPSDAGLLNIERLVQYHSFDSSLADMAGVNDGIYLTVDPNSASTVNYGVGFANQALALDSQGYVDLGVVGCPRAGLGLENGTVECWVKTTSAGTVMGVFEDEPQYYTTAFRLEVTADGSVSCLVRDADPTSTEAAAGQITDGEWHHIAASWQTSDQGGGMTIYIDGAVAGASTVSGVSNEFNPWTYGLFVGAVNSRGNVANPFNGLLDELKVYNYSMTAEQIAEVYYQYTGIATCVNPPAMDLTGDCVVDIADMAEFAGSWLDCGRVPSCN, encoded by the coding sequence ATGAAGACAAAAGGACTAACGGCAGTGTTCGCGTTTTTGCTGATCCTGGCTGGTATAAGCAATGCGGCAGCTACATATGTGGATGCGGATCTTACTAATACCACTCTTGCAGACGGCACAGCTTTGAATGTTACAACGTCTCCTGTGAACCCGGAAGACGTGACTACAAGCGGCAGTACGGCAGCAGGAAATGATCATTGGCATATCAGAACTGGCTATAGTAACGATTCAGATGTTTTTTCGTCGATTGAGTCATCGGACAGCCCAACTCTTCGCACCACAATTACCGGTTTGCAGGCCGGGGGACTATATAAGGTATCTGTATTTTACTGGGTGGCTGGTGACGGAACCCCGTTTGGCAATCAGGAATGGGATATTTCTGCCGGTTTGGATGAAACAGACATAACTGAGTATTTCTGGGACGGCGGAATTGAGGTTACAGACAGTTCATACTTTGACTCCAGTGTCTTGCTCAGTGAAGGAGATAGAAGACTTTTCGAGATAAAACTGGGCACCATTATGGCTGACAGTACCGGCGAAATCCAGGTGTTTATAGATGACCATCCAGGGAATGACGACCGGACTTGGTACGACGGCGTTTCCTTTGAAGTGAATACCAGTGCATCTATGCCAACGCCTGAATCCGGAGCTGACAATGTGAGTGAGGACGTTGTTATTAGCTGGTATAGCGGTTTCGGGGTTGATGTTGCGAGTCATGAAGTCTATTTATCCCTTCCTAATGACCCTAATGTTGGTACTGCATATACAGCTTCTATTCAGGATGACGACAGTGGAACGGCTTCATACAATCCCGGCGGTCTCCAGAGAGATGCAGTATACACCTGGCGTGTAGATGAAGTATTGGCAGATGATACTGTCGTACAAGGAAGCGAGTGGACATTTGAAACTCTTCCATCGGTTCCTCAGATCACCACTCAGCCTGCCGATTACGTCTCTGTACAACCTGGTGAGGATGCTCAGTTTTACGTTGAGGCAACTAATCCGTTTACTAATGATTCAACAGGTATGACATATCAATGGTATCATGACGGTGATTTGATTAGCGGCGCAACAAGCTCTACTATGACGCTGCTTGACGTGACTGATTCTGATCATGGCGAATACAATTGCATTGTTACGATTACAGACAACGGCGCTTCAACACCATCTGATGCAGGCCTGCTAAATATCGAGAGACTTGTGCAATACCACAGCTTCGATAGTTCATTGGCTGATATGGCGGGCGTAAATGACGGTATTTATCTTACTGTTGACCCAAATTCGGCCAGTACAGTTAACTATGGAGTTGGATTTGCTAATCAGGCTCTGGCGCTGGATAGTCAGGGTTACGTGGATCTAGGTGTTGTTGGCTGTCCCAGGGCAGGATTGGGCCTTGAGAACGGAACGGTAGAATGCTGGGTAAAAACAACTTCCGCCGGTACTGTTATGGGTGTATTTGAAGATGAACCTCAATATTACACGACGGCTTTCCGCTTAGAAGTCACTGCCGATGGATCAGTAAGCTGTCTGGTCAGGGATGCGGATCCGACTTCGACAGAGGCAGCGGCTGGACAAATAACGGATGGAGAATGGCACCATATTGCAGCTTCATGGCAGACTTCTGATCAGGGTGGCGGCATGACCATCTATATTGATGGTGCTGTTGCCGGCGCTTCGACTGTAAGCGGGGTGTCCAATGAATTCAATCCATGGACCTACGGTTTGTTTGTTGGTGCGGTAAACTCTCGCGGCAACGTTGCCAATCCCTTTAATGGCTTGCTTGATGAATTGAAAGTTTACAACTACAGTATGACAGCTGAGCAAATTGCTGAAGTCTACTACCAGTACACGGGTATAGCGACTTGCGTAAATCCACCTGCAATGGATCTCACTGGCGACTGTGTCGTAGATATTGCCGACATGGCAGAATTTGCCGGATCCTGGCTTGATTGTGGCCGTGTACCATCATGTAACTAG
- a CDS encoding helix-turn-helix transcriptional regulator has product MDGVGRAFDVRTAGIQSACSRPMYMQHEQLLNPINGTQRELIPGSQIPHVLNATCLSRRELEKRFKAALNKTIKDEIERLRIELIQKKLRNSTQSISQIAAELESTDREHFARYYKNQTGQSPMQFR; this is encoded by the coding sequence ATGGACGGCGTTGGCCGTGCGTTTGATGTGAGAACAGCTGGAATTCAGTCAGCATGTTCGCGACCCATGTATATGCAGCATGAACAACTTCTAAATCCAATCAACGGCACACAGAGAGAACTTATACCGGGCTCCCAGATACCCCATGTGCTCAATGCCACATGCCTTTCGAGAAGAGAGCTGGAAAAGCGATTTAAAGCCGCCCTGAACAAAACAATTAAAGACGAAATTGAAAGGCTGAGGATCGAACTCATTCAAAAGAAGCTGCGAAATAGTACGCAATCCATATCACAGATTGCCGCCGAACTGGAGTCCACTGACAGGGAACACTTTGCGAGATATTACAAAAATCAAACGGGACAGAGCCCTATGCAGTTTCGATGA
- a CDS encoding IS110 family transposase yields METILAIDLGKNKSVFCQMDRASLKTKYRTVRTRPELFHDIFAELNANSSIVLFESGNQAGWLADMLRAMQLPFKVAAWKWTNNPVKSDKKDAKRLAVMYHHGFFPEVHVPVKKVRQKRSLINYRQKLVTRMTQIKNSIRAIMCSMAIDLPAGRNCWTKKHLETISQHASPLKQIDDPCQLWRGQLHAELQQYKIVQQQLDRVTAKLDALGKKDPATILISNAPGIGPRTAEAVSAVIDDPHRFKNARHVSSYVGFTPRRYQSGEMDRTGRISKHGNPLLRMLLVQASWASLQYAWAREIYDRVCRGSAKRRKIAIIAVARHMLIRCWAMLRDNKPWRHDRCKVARV; encoded by the coding sequence ATGGAAACTATTTTAGCAATCGACCTGGGCAAGAACAAGAGCGTATTCTGCCAAATGGACCGAGCCTCTTTGAAAACTAAATACCGCACCGTCCGCACCCGGCCCGAACTGTTCCACGACATCTTCGCAGAGCTCAACGCAAACAGCTCGATCGTCCTGTTCGAGTCGGGCAATCAGGCCGGCTGGCTGGCCGACATGCTCCGAGCGATGCAGCTTCCCTTCAAGGTCGCAGCCTGGAAATGGACCAACAATCCCGTCAAGAGCGACAAGAAAGACGCCAAACGCCTGGCGGTCATGTACCACCACGGCTTCTTCCCGGAGGTCCACGTTCCCGTCAAGAAGGTCCGCCAGAAACGCTCGCTGATCAACTACCGTCAAAAACTCGTCACCCGCATGACACAGATCAAAAACAGCATCCGCGCGATTATGTGCAGCATGGCCATCGACCTGCCCGCGGGCAGAAACTGCTGGACCAAAAAACATCTTGAAACAATATCACAGCATGCCTCGCCGCTGAAACAGATTGATGACCCCTGCCAGCTCTGGCGAGGCCAGCTCCACGCTGAACTGCAGCAGTATAAGATCGTTCAGCAGCAGCTCGACCGCGTTACCGCCAAGCTTGATGCACTCGGCAAGAAAGATCCCGCAACCATTTTAATTAGCAATGCCCCAGGCATAGGCCCGCGCACCGCAGAAGCAGTTAGTGCGGTGATTGACGATCCTCACCGATTCAAAAATGCCCGCCACGTCTCCAGCTACGTCGGCTTCACACCCCGGCGGTATCAATCCGGCGAAATGGACCGCACCGGACGGATCAGCAAACACGGCAATCCTCTACTGCGAATGCTGCTGGTCCAGGCCAGTTGGGCATCACTGCAGTATGCCTGGGCCAGAGAGATATACGACCGCGTCTGCCGGGGCAGCGCCAAGCGTCGAAAGATAGCAATAATAGCGGTGGCCCGCCATATGCTGATACGGTGCTGGGCCATGCTTCGAGACAACAAACCATGGCGGCATGATCGCTGCAAAGTGGCACGAGTGTAA
- a CDS encoding FecR domain-containing protein yields the protein MEAKDKMLFEISALALKASDNSVTSAEFDRLQYLLKTDPLAVKYYLDFMYTFASMDEIKGIAPDKNQQECNKLLLELAEYENTAEEVEIPAEKPSRELIQKVVYPAPEKRQFSKFQIITLVMSAAAMLFVFLFPRVAPEKVDVIEVATLVDQMNAEWTKSDFNKGDSLWTNKGPLKLKKGLAKIAFNSGVETVLEGPAEIEFKGEQKIALLSGKIFATVPSSAVGFTVQTPGAHIVDYGTEFGVMIDSAGNTEAHVYKGQVELRPGADPLVFENATRLTAGLAAQYDPLSDTTTAIPVRSYTFARQVVSSSNFVWRGEPVDLADIIGHGNGFGTGKIEVGVDPITGKLINEFEMVGNSGKGGYADVAESKMIDGVFIPNASWGPVKVSSMGHLFNDAPATTGRYWGAIFNGAVHGVDDSSRHNLVLNGVDYGRVESPSAFSLHANLGITFDLDAIRENVPGTELKSLTAECGISSTVSDVFGYESQADFFVLIDGQARYTRKGATPEQGGEKIEIDIRPNDRFLTFVVTDAGEIPRDWAIFVKPFLHFNIN from the coding sequence ATGGAAGCTAAAGATAAAATGCTGTTTGAGATCAGTGCTCTGGCTTTAAAAGCATCTGATAATTCGGTAACAAGTGCAGAGTTTGATCGATTGCAATATCTGTTAAAGACAGATCCCCTTGCTGTCAAATATTATCTGGACTTCATGTACACATTTGCTTCGATGGACGAAATAAAAGGTATCGCTCCCGATAAAAACCAGCAAGAGTGTAACAAATTGTTGTTGGAATTAGCTGAGTACGAGAATACCGCTGAAGAAGTTGAAATTCCTGCAGAAAAGCCTTCGCGTGAGTTGATTCAAAAAGTTGTTTATCCTGCACCCGAAAAACGACAATTCAGTAAGTTCCAGATTATTACACTAGTGATGAGTGCGGCTGCGATGCTTTTTGTTTTTCTGTTTCCCCGGGTTGCCCCTGAGAAGGTGGACGTTATTGAAGTGGCTACCCTTGTCGATCAGATGAACGCCGAATGGACTAAGTCCGATTTTAATAAAGGTGATAGTCTCTGGACAAATAAGGGCCCCTTGAAATTAAAGAAGGGGCTGGCAAAAATAGCATTCAACAGCGGTGTTGAGACGGTTCTCGAGGGGCCGGCAGAAATTGAGTTCAAGGGCGAGCAGAAAATAGCACTTCTCAGCGGCAAGATTTTTGCGACGGTTCCGTCTTCGGCAGTAGGCTTTACTGTACAGACCCCCGGTGCGCATATTGTCGATTATGGCACAGAGTTCGGTGTGATGATCGACTCGGCAGGTAATACCGAAGCACACGTGTACAAAGGTCAGGTGGAGCTGCGACCAGGTGCTGATCCTCTGGTTTTTGAGAATGCCACGAGGCTGACTGCCGGGCTCGCTGCTCAGTACGATCCACTATCTGACACAACGACAGCAATCCCTGTAAGGTCTTACACATTTGCCCGTCAGGTTGTTTCTTCCAGCAATTTTGTGTGGCGAGGCGAGCCGGTCGATCTAGCGGATATCATCGGACACGGAAATGGATTCGGCACTGGGAAAATTGAAGTTGGCGTTGATCCGATCACTGGCAAGCTGATAAACGAATTCGAAATGGTTGGCAATTCTGGAAAAGGTGGCTATGCGGATGTTGCCGAAAGCAAAATGATTGATGGCGTATTCATTCCGAATGCATCCTGGGGGCCTGTTAAAGTTTCATCTATGGGCCACCTGTTCAATGATGCTCCGGCAACTACTGGCCGCTACTGGGGAGCAATTTTTAACGGAGCTGTGCATGGGGTAGACGATTCATCTCGTCATAATCTGGTGCTGAATGGGGTTGACTACGGTCGAGTTGAAAGTCCGTCTGCATTCAGTCTGCATGCAAATCTTGGCATTACTTTCGATCTTGATGCTATCCGCGAGAATGTGCCCGGGACCGAGCTGAAATCGCTTACTGCAGAATGCGGTATTTCCAGCACTGTCTCTGATGTCTTCGGTTATGAGTCACAGGCTGACTTTTTCGTTCTTATAGACGGTCAGGCCAGGTACACAAGAAAGGGAGCAACTCCTGAACAGGGCGGCGAAAAAATTGAGATAGATATTCGCCCTAACGACCGTTTTTTGACGTTCGTTGTGACCGATGCTGGTGAAATACCCCGGGACTGGGCGATTTTTGTAAAGCCGTTTTTACACTTCAACATAAATTGA
- a CDS encoding BNR-4 repeat-containing protein — protein MRTSVLVMLFFAFVLAGEGYSAPLTYVDAAISNTTLADGTALNVTTSPLNPEDVTTSGSSATANDHWHVRTGYANNSDLFASSAGSASPLLRTTISGLAANEHYTIYANYWVAGDGTPNGNNEWDIAAGLSVDGMTEYLWNQGTQITDSSYFDSAVMLSEDNRRLFEIKLGTVSADSSGQVQVFIDDFPGNDDRTWYDGVSYGVPEGECLNPPVADIDGNCKVDSADLQAFAQQWMSSRSGAEAQAGSLYRNVSDNGAWCWFADPRGMYRNGIMYVSFVTSHGDIQIVTYDSSTGDKDETTLRSGLQVDDHANPALNFLPDGRLMVFYSKHSGPNMFLRVSVNPEDITQWGPERSLDLNQTSWGYCYPNPVQLSSENDRLYLFWRGDSWNPTMSWSDDGGQSWVQGRNVILNPNQRPYVKIDSDGTERIHIAFTDGHPRNISTNSIYYMCYYNGNFHQADSTLIANMSSLPVAPRDTEVVYDGRVNNVRSWIWDVTSDENGYPVIVYATLPAENDHRYRYARWNGSEWIDNEIVAAGPWFPQTPEGQSEPEPHYSGGVILDHKNPSIVYLSRQINGIFEIEKWSTDDQGRTWTTKAITANSEKNNVRPYVLRNRPENQSGLCWMYGDYVYYTNYNTLIKTDIVDVPGDFNNSGRVDLADFSELALNWLDCGLYPVSFCSE, from the coding sequence ATGAGAACCAGCGTCTTAGTCATGCTATTTTTTGCTTTTGTGTTAGCGGGAGAGGGTTACAGTGCACCTTTGACTTATGTGGATGCTGCAATATCAAATACAACTCTTGCGGATGGCACAGCGTTGAACGTGACGACGTCTCCTTTAAATCCCGAAGACGTGACGACAAGCGGCAGTAGTGCAACAGCAAATGATCACTGGCATGTCAGAACTGGCTACGCCAACAATTCAGATTTATTTGCTTCCAGCGCTGGATCGGCCAGTCCGTTGCTGCGTACGACAATATCGGGGCTTGCTGCCAACGAACATTATACGATATATGCGAACTATTGGGTGGCGGGCGACGGGACGCCAAATGGTAATAATGAATGGGATATCGCTGCTGGTCTGAGTGTGGATGGAATGACGGAGTATTTGTGGAATCAGGGGACTCAGATAACGGACAGCTCATACTTTGACTCTGCTGTAATGCTCAGTGAGGACAACAGGAGACTATTTGAGATAAAACTGGGCACTGTCAGTGCTGACAGCTCTGGTCAAGTCCAGGTTTTTATTGATGACTTTCCAGGAAATGACGACAGGACCTGGTATGATGGCGTTTCATATGGGGTGCCTGAGGGCGAGTGTTTGAATCCGCCAGTTGCAGATATTGACGGCAACTGTAAAGTTGACTCAGCCGATCTGCAGGCATTTGCTCAGCAATGGATGTCTTCCCGTTCTGGCGCAGAGGCCCAAGCTGGTTCGCTTTACAGGAATGTTTCTGACAACGGTGCATGGTGCTGGTTCGCTGATCCAAGAGGCATGTATCGTAACGGCATAATGTATGTTAGTTTTGTAACTTCTCATGGCGATATTCAAATTGTGACTTATGACAGCTCAACGGGAGATAAGGACGAGACTACACTTCGTTCAGGGCTCCAGGTTGACGACCATGCCAATCCGGCACTTAATTTTTTGCCGGATGGGCGTTTGATGGTGTTCTATTCAAAACACAGCGGTCCAAACATGTTCTTGCGCGTTTCGGTGAACCCGGAAGATATAACTCAATGGGGGCCAGAGCGATCGTTGGATCTCAATCAAACAAGCTGGGGTTACTGTTACCCTAATCCGGTTCAACTTTCTTCCGAAAATGACAGACTTTATCTATTCTGGAGAGGTGATTCTTGGAATCCGACTATGTCATGGTCAGATGATGGTGGTCAGAGCTGGGTCCAGGGGCGGAATGTCATACTGAACCCAAACCAAAGGCCTTATGTTAAGATAGACTCTGACGGCACTGAAAGAATACATATTGCATTTACAGACGGTCATCCAAGAAACATATCCACCAATAGTATTTATTATATGTGTTATTACAACGGCAACTTTCATCAAGCTGACAGTACGTTGATTGCTAATATGTCTTCTTTGCCAGTAGCTCCGCGAGATACTGAAGTGGTCTACGACGGCAGGGTCAATAATGTAAGGTCCTGGATTTGGGATGTCACCTCGGATGAAAATGGGTACCCGGTCATAGTATATGCAACCCTGCCGGCCGAAAACGATCATCGTTATCGCTACGCACGCTGGAACGGCAGTGAATGGATCGATAATGAGATAGTTGCTGCAGGGCCCTGGTTTCCTCAAACACCTGAAGGGCAGAGCGAGCCGGAGCCCCATTATTCAGGCGGCGTGATTCTCGACCATAAAAATCCTTCGATTGTGTACCTTAGCAGGCAGATCAATGGCATTTTTGAGATAGAAAAATGGTCAACAGATGACCAGGGGCGTACCTGGACAACTAAAGCCATAACTGCGAATTCCGAAAAAAATAACGTGCGGCCCTACGTGCTGCGCAACCGTCCCGAAAACCAATCAGGGCTATGCTGGATGTATGGTGACTATGTTTATTATACGAATTACAACACTTTGATTAAGACAGATATAGTTGATGTTCCAGGCGATTTCAATAACAGCGGCAGGGTTGATCTAGCTGATTTTTCAGAGTTGGCTTTGAATTGGCTCGATTGCGGGCTATATCCAGTTTCCTTTTGCAGCGAATAG
- a CDS encoding sigma-70 family RNA polymerase sigma factor: MENRFDKSHDVNKLFMGYVLSSQKDIYVYILSLVICKEDADDILQDTLALMWSKFDEFEPGTNFVGWGKTIARYKVMDFLRKNKRSRLHYDSDVLKIIEAKVPESDVFSDRKDAMQNCLKKLPDKDIDVLKMRYSHGMTFKQMALKFGISKQSAYRKVSRIHALLVKCINQVLSSGPSYGS, from the coding sequence GTGGAAAATCGTTTCGACAAGTCTCACGATGTGAACAAGTTATTTATGGGGTATGTATTGTCATCCCAAAAAGACATCTATGTGTACATACTAAGCCTTGTGATTTGTAAGGAGGATGCTGACGACATTCTTCAAGACACTCTGGCTTTGATGTGGAGTAAATTTGATGAGTTTGAGCCGGGAACCAATTTTGTTGGATGGGGAAAAACGATCGCCCGGTATAAAGTCATGGATTTTCTGCGGAAAAATAAAAGGTCGAGGCTTCATTATGACTCAGATGTGCTCAAGATTATTGAGGCAAAAGTGCCCGAATCCGACGTTTTCTCAGATCGGAAGGATGCGATGCAAAATTGTCTTAAAAAGCTTCCAGACAAAGATATAGATGTCTTAAAGATGAGATATAGCCACGGTATGACTTTCAAACAAATGGCACTGAAATTCGGAATTTCTAAGCAAAGTGCTTATCGAAAGGTAAGTCGAATTCACGCTCTTCTTGTTAAGTGTATTAACCAGGTTCTTTCTTCAGGTCCATCGTATGGAAGCTAA
- a CDS encoding LamG-like jellyroll fold domain-containing protein: MRHDNKFYVYLSELILDSLEGNISYQRGNELTEILSRDDECLAYYYDFIRVYAGLSLEGKVGDLSEADRPELNPYVWQELAKVEKTAPKIDVPQSFEQSEYDGVSQSKNNIPEADSLREVSRWSLYTAVVSSAALLLILILVLLTPAKPPIVAYLDGSVDAVWDQSVDTPEWDGAIRAKKLQLNEGLARITFMGGADIVLEGPAVIEPVSQDKLILSSGKLAAHVDRQAVGFSVETPAGKILDLGTEFGVEVSESGGTAVGVFQGEVALFPSQADKININSSEALLVDRTGFIRKAACSEIDFVRNEEFNARILASKGDSYGRWLAHSYQLRRDPDLVAHYDFQREESRPEKLINRVTSASSVALNGGLGTSGYSKPEWVDGRWAGKTALKFSKDENDAVVIPSDPLLNIAGPITILVWVKCPDIAKGGHIISCRNPKDVSYQFAYFGKEHIDSSQRNRLQLIRYSKGDPEGAYSDPPLFIGDHWRCLAVTHDGTEAKFYIDGELYSEHDFAFSGPSADAEMIVVGNVIDVPYSESKFNGIIGEIAVFDRTLQAYEIEQFYQMTKP; encoded by the coding sequence TTGAGACATGACAACAAATTTTACGTTTATTTAAGTGAGCTTATACTAGATTCGCTAGAGGGCAATATAAGCTATCAGCGAGGGAATGAGCTGACTGAAATCCTTTCGCGAGATGATGAGTGTTTGGCGTACTACTACGATTTTATCAGAGTATATGCGGGTCTGTCTTTGGAGGGTAAAGTTGGGGACTTGTCAGAAGCCGACCGGCCGGAGCTGAATCCATACGTCTGGCAGGAACTGGCTAAAGTTGAGAAGACTGCGCCTAAGATTGATGTGCCACAGAGTTTCGAGCAGAGTGAATATGACGGTGTTTCTCAGAGCAAAAATAATATACCCGAAGCTGATTCTCTACGAGAAGTGTCGCGATGGAGCCTGTATACTGCTGTTGTTTCCAGTGCTGCCCTTCTTCTCATTCTTATTCTGGTCTTGTTGACACCAGCAAAACCACCAATTGTAGCTTATCTGGACGGTAGTGTTGATGCGGTCTGGGATCAAAGCGTGGATACCCCTGAATGGGATGGGGCGATAAGGGCGAAAAAATTGCAACTCAACGAGGGGCTGGCACGAATCACTTTTATGGGCGGTGCAGACATTGTCCTGGAAGGACCAGCGGTCATTGAGCCAGTCTCTCAAGACAAGCTGATTCTCAGTTCAGGCAAGCTTGCAGCTCATGTCGATCGCCAGGCGGTGGGCTTTTCAGTAGAAACGCCGGCGGGAAAAATACTTGACCTTGGGACCGAATTTGGAGTTGAAGTAAGTGAATCCGGCGGCACTGCGGTAGGTGTCTTCCAGGGCGAAGTTGCACTGTTCCCTTCCCAAGCTGATAAGATAAACATAAATTCTAGTGAAGCCCTGTTAGTGGATAGAACGGGTTTTATTCGCAAGGCTGCATGCAGCGAGATCGACTTTGTACGTAATGAAGAGTTCAACGCGAGAATTCTGGCCAGCAAGGGGGATTCTTACGGCAGATGGCTTGCTCACTCTTACCAACTGAGACGTGATCCGGATCTGGTAGCACATTATGATTTTCAACGCGAAGAATCAAGGCCTGAAAAACTGATTAACCGTGTAACTAGTGCTAGTTCAGTTGCGTTAAATGGGGGGCTTGGCACTTCCGGTTATTCTAAGCCTGAATGGGTAGATGGGCGTTGGGCTGGCAAAACGGCTTTAAAGTTTAGCAAGGATGAAAATGATGCCGTGGTTATCCCATCGGATCCCCTGTTGAATATCGCAGGCCCCATCACGATACTTGTTTGGGTCAAATGCCCTGATATTGCCAAAGGAGGGCACATTATATCATGTCGAAATCCTAAGGATGTCAGTTATCAGTTTGCCTACTTTGGAAAAGAGCACATTGATAGTTCTCAGCGAAACCGCTTACAGTTAATCAGATACTCGAAAGGTGATCCAGAAGGGGCTTATTCCGACCCGCCTTTGTTTATTGGAGACCATTGGAGGTGCCTCGCAGTGACGCATGATGGTACGGAGGCAAAGTTCTATATAGATGGAGAACTGTACAGTGAACACGACTTTGCTTTTTCAGGTCCTTCTGCTGATGCTGAAATGATCGTGGTCGGCAACGTAATTGATGTCCCTTATTCGGAATCAAAGTTCAATGGAATTATTGGCGAAATTGCAGTGTTTGATCGTACTTTGCAGGCCTACGAGATTGAGCAGTTTTATCAAATGACAAAGCCCTGA